Proteins co-encoded in one Capnocytophaga ochracea DSM 7271 genomic window:
- a CDS encoding patatin-like phospholipase family protein → MKLGLVFSGGGVRALAHAGLLKALEEKGLQPSIISGTSGGALIGALYACGVKPEDMVHFFKETPVFKWSMLTFKKVGLVDSAKYTKFFKKQFQCPTFEDLRLPLVVTATNLLNGKVQYFSKGELIQPLIASSALPPYFSPVRIGDSLYCDGGLLNNFPIEPLKDRCDRIIGSFVNPLETITEKELSNSFQFMQRIYNITMDGNYNRKFKKCDHLLLHNLSNVGVLDTKMLDHAFEYGYEQTITKLANLSVS, encoded by the coding sequence ATGAAGTTAGGTTTAGTATTTTCAGGAGGCGGGGTGCGCGCTTTGGCACACGCTGGATTGTTAAAGGCTTTGGAAGAAAAAGGCTTGCAACCCTCAATTATTTCGGGTACCAGTGGTGGAGCACTCATTGGGGCACTCTACGCTTGTGGGGTAAAGCCCGAGGATATGGTGCATTTTTTTAAGGAAACACCTGTGTTCAAATGGTCGATGCTCACTTTTAAAAAAGTGGGATTAGTAGATAGTGCTAAATATACCAAGTTCTTTAAAAAACAATTCCAATGTCCGACTTTTGAAGACTTGCGATTGCCCTTAGTGGTAACAGCTACCAATCTGCTGAATGGTAAAGTACAGTATTTTAGCAAAGGAGAGCTCATTCAGCCCCTCATTGCATCGTCGGCATTACCGCCTTACTTCTCACCGGTGAGAATAGGAGACAGTTTATATTGCGACGGGGGACTGCTGAACAACTTCCCCATAGAACCCCTCAAAGACCGATGTGATAGAATTATAGGGAGCTTTGTGAATCCGCTAGAAACGATTACCGAGAAGGAACTCAGCAACTCGTTCCAGTTTATGCAACGGATTTACAACATCACTATGGATGGCAATTATAACCGCAAGTTCAAAAAATGTGACCACTTGCTACTACATAATCTCAGCAATGTAGGCGTACTCGATACTAAAATGCTCGATCACGCCTTCGAATATGGATACGAACAAACAATTACCAAATTAGCTAATTTGTCAGTTAGCTAA
- a CDS encoding MotA/TolQ/ExbB proton channel family protein gives MSEISKILFLVSDSLLIPDIIVLLVLFVRALLLVGSFYNRIITKYKNDKQLNEAIRTLTPESAEQLKALLPARDNALYTQYLRDILSHIPDEAYYDYMISNFENEGEKDIATSKLLAKVGPVLGLIGTLIAMSPALTGLSTGDISKMASNMQVVFATTVVGLVISLVGLVTLQFKQRWYSKEINNLEYVSRVLTQPARQ, from the coding sequence ATGAGTGAAATTTCTAAAATTCTGTTCTTGGTATCGGATAGTTTGCTGATACCCGACATTATCGTACTCTTGGTACTTTTTGTGCGCGCTTTATTATTGGTAGGTAGTTTCTACAATCGCATCATCACTAAATACAAAAACGACAAACAGTTGAATGAAGCCATCAGGACGCTCACACCCGAAAGCGCAGAACAGCTTAAAGCCCTATTGCCCGCACGCGATAATGCTCTTTACACCCAATACTTGCGTGATATTCTTAGTCATATACCCGACGAGGCATATTACGACTATATGATTTCCAACTTCGAGAATGAAGGCGAAAAAGACATAGCCACCTCCAAGCTGTTGGCGAAAGTAGGTCCCGTTTTAGGGCTCATCGGTACGCTTATTGCTATGAGTCCGGCACTTACGGGGCTCTCCACCGGAGACATTTCAAAGATGGCGAGTAATATGCAAGTGGTATTTGCCACCACCGTTGTAGGCTTAGTGATTAGTTTAGTAGGGTTGGTAACTTTGCAGTTCAAACAACGCTGGTATAGCAAAGAAATCAACAACCTTGAATATGTAAGTAGAGTATTAACTCAACCCGCAAGACAATGA
- a CDS encoding DUF2149 domain-containing protein — translation MKTNRRISRLKDDDADPLSVVVNLFDVAMVFAVALMVSMVMNLNMADFFSGEDFTIVKKKGDDMEILRREGQKITKYKTVEGATPDASTTQKKGKRLGVMYETENGETILLPDEE, via the coding sequence ATGAAGACAAACCGACGCATATCCCGACTCAAAGACGATGATGCCGACCCGCTAAGTGTAGTGGTAAACCTCTTTGACGTGGCGATGGTCTTTGCCGTTGCCTTAATGGTATCGATGGTGATGAACCTGAATATGGCAGATTTCTTTTCGGGTGAAGATTTTACCATTGTAAAGAAGAAAGGTGATGATATGGAAATCCTTCGTCGTGAAGGGCAGAAAATCACTAAATATAAAACAGTAGAAGGTGCAACCCCCGATGCTTCTACCACTCAGAAAAAAGGTAAACGTCTCGGGGTAATGTACGAAACCGAGAATGGCGAAACTATATTATTACCTGATGAAGAATAA
- a CDS encoding serine hydrolase domain-containing protein, producing MKKFLINFVVVLLLLIGTLYVAGYGYILKAVVVVYGTGHTTTFLDDYTYFDNRTIAKSPTPQPWPLSADYNKIPETPELQNAHKKYGTVAFLIIKGDSIWHEQYFEGYNTESKSNSFSMAKSYVSALLGKAIADGYIKSLDQKVSDFFPEYKKGFGAQLTVGDLSSMASGLDWDEAYYNPFSITTRAYFDKHFREKMLQLRIVSPPGKAYKYLSGNTFLLGMVLEKATKKTLTQYLTESLWQPMGCESDALWQLDSKESGLEKAYCCIASNARDFARLGKLYRDNGKWNGKQLLDSTFVATSVQPRFAESPEYGYGWWLLDYKDTHFFMMRGHLGQYVIVNPTDKVIIVRLGHRTADTSPEGSKFTQDIYDYIDEAYKVLGVRG from the coding sequence ATGAAAAAGTTTCTCATTAATTTCGTTGTTGTACTGCTACTACTCATAGGAACCCTTTACGTGGCGGGCTATGGATATATTCTCAAAGCAGTAGTGGTGGTCTACGGCACGGGGCATACTACTACTTTCCTTGATGATTATACCTATTTTGACAATCGTACAATTGCTAAAAGTCCTACTCCTCAGCCTTGGCCACTTTCAGCGGATTACAACAAAATACCCGAAACCCCCGAGTTACAAAATGCTCACAAGAAATACGGAACGGTAGCTTTCCTTATCATCAAAGGTGATAGTATATGGCACGAACAGTATTTTGAAGGCTATAATACTGAGAGCAAGAGCAATTCGTTTTCTATGGCAAAGAGTTATGTCTCGGCGCTCTTGGGTAAGGCTATTGCCGATGGTTATATCAAGAGTCTCGACCAAAAAGTAAGCGATTTCTTTCCTGAGTACAAAAAAGGCTTCGGAGCTCAGCTTACGGTAGGCGACCTCTCGTCTATGGCATCAGGGCTTGACTGGGACGAGGCGTATTACAATCCGTTTTCTATTACCACACGTGCTTATTTTGATAAACATTTTAGAGAAAAGATGCTCCAACTGAGGATTGTTTCTCCTCCTGGGAAAGCCTATAAATACCTCAGTGGGAATACTTTCCTTTTGGGAATGGTATTGGAGAAAGCTACAAAGAAGACCCTTACTCAGTATCTCACTGAGAGCTTATGGCAACCGATGGGTTGTGAGAGCGATGCTCTTTGGCAATTAGACAGTAAAGAAAGCGGACTCGAAAAAGCGTATTGTTGTATTGCTTCGAATGCACGTGATTTTGCCCGCCTCGGGAAACTCTATCGAGATAATGGTAAGTGGAATGGCAAACAGCTATTAGACTCTACTTTTGTGGCGACTTCCGTACAACCGCGCTTTGCCGAGAGTCCAGAATACGGCTATGGTTGGTGGTTATTAGACTATAAAGATACCCATTTCTTTATGATGCGCGGACATTTGGGACAATACGTAATTGTAAATCCTACTGATAAAGTCATCATTGTGCGTTTAGGACATCGCACTGCTGATACCTCTCCTGAAGGCAGTAAGTTTACACAAGACATTTATGATTATATAGATGAGGCATATAAGGTTTTAGGTGTTAGAGGGTAG
- a CDS encoding 3'-5' exonuclease — MLNKINLEDILFLDIETVPLYEQHAELSVLEQELWEEKTRYQRKDEFTAEEFYDRAGIWAEFGKIVCISVGYFSFRYQQRTFRVTSFVGEEEVLLKDFVRLVEEHFSRANKLFCAHNGKEFDFPYLSRRMIINGIPIPQKLQLFGKKPWEIPHLDTLELWKFGDYKHFTSLKLLAHILGIPSPKDDINGSEVRDVFYNEGDVDRIATYCEKDTITVAQILLRFRNEELLTDDEILIVGH, encoded by the coding sequence ATGCTTAACAAGATTAATCTTGAAGATATTCTCTTCTTAGACATAGAAACGGTACCACTCTATGAACAACACGCTGAGCTTTCGGTTTTAGAACAAGAACTGTGGGAGGAAAAGACACGATATCAGCGGAAAGATGAGTTTACTGCTGAAGAATTTTACGACCGTGCAGGTATTTGGGCGGAGTTTGGTAAGATTGTATGTATATCAGTAGGCTACTTTTCTTTTCGGTATCAGCAACGCACTTTTAGGGTTACCTCGTTTGTGGGAGAGGAAGAAGTGTTGTTAAAAGATTTTGTACGTTTGGTAGAAGAACACTTTTCACGCGCTAATAAATTGTTTTGTGCTCATAACGGCAAAGAGTTTGACTTTCCTTACCTTTCGCGACGTATGATTATCAATGGTATTCCTATTCCTCAAAAACTACAGCTCTTTGGTAAGAAACCTTGGGAAATTCCGCATCTCGATACTCTTGAACTATGGAAATTTGGCGATTATAAACACTTCACTTCGCTGAAGCTCTTGGCTCATATTTTGGGCATTCCTTCGCCTAAGGACGATATTAATGGTAGCGAAGTGCGTGATGTGTTCTACAATGAAGGCGATGTAGATCGCATCGCTACTTATTGTGAAAAAGATACTATTACAGTAGCCCAAATACTGCTACGTTTCCGGAACGAAGAGCTTCTAACCGATGATGAAATCCTAATTGTAGGGCATTAA
- the tsaB gene encoding tRNA (adenosine(37)-N6)-threonylcarbamoyltransferase complex dimerization subunit type 1 TsaB — protein sequence MIILHIETSGLNCSVALSKDNHILAEKSENAGKFTHSENLHLFIEDVMQQASLPLSAVDAIAVSAGAGSYTGLRIGIASAKGLCFALEKPLIAIPTLQILAHQAQGNCIIPMLDARRMEVYSAVFNSAYQFVSPTEAKILDEHSYQEELNRGKVTFLGDGSTKFATICKHPNAVFIPNAFPEAKDMLPFAIEKYTKQDFEDIAYFEPQYLK from the coding sequence ATGATTATCCTTCACATAGAAACTTCAGGGCTCAATTGCTCGGTAGCCCTATCAAAAGACAATCATATTCTTGCAGAAAAATCTGAGAATGCAGGCAAGTTTACCCATTCCGAAAACTTACATCTCTTCATTGAAGACGTAATGCAACAAGCCTCCTTGCCTCTTTCTGCGGTTGATGCTATAGCCGTAAGTGCAGGTGCAGGCTCTTATACAGGTTTGCGCATTGGTATTGCTAGTGCCAAGGGTCTTTGTTTTGCTTTGGAGAAACCTTTAATTGCTATTCCTACCTTGCAAATCCTCGCTCACCAAGCTCAGGGTAATTGTATTATCCCTATGCTCGATGCTCGCCGTATGGAGGTGTATAGTGCTGTGTTTAATAGTGCTTATCAGTTTGTGAGTCCCACTGAAGCTAAAATCCTCGATGAGCATAGTTATCAAGAAGAACTAAATAGGGGTAAAGTAACTTTTTTAGGTGATGGCAGTACGAAGTTTGCTACTATCTGTAAGCATCCTAATGCTGTATTTATACCCAATGCCTTTCCTGAGGCAAAAGATATGCTTCCGTTTGCTATAGAAAAATATACAAAACAAGACTTTGAAGATATTGCTTATTTTGAACCTCAGTATTTAAAATAG
- the rsmI gene encoding 16S rRNA (cytidine(1402)-2'-O)-methyltransferase, which yields MSKLYLIPTPIGNLEDITLRALRLLKEVDIILAEDTRTSSKLLKHYDIHTPMQSYHLFNEHKVVDGWVQRIKGGTTVALITDAGTPAISDPGFLLTRACLTEGVDVECLPGATAFVPALVNSGLPNDRFTFEGFLPDKKGRQTRLSQLTTETKTMIFYISPHKLLKTLTDFITTFGTDRPASLSRELTKLHEETQRGTLQQLFDHYKDKNIKGEIVLIVSGKSEK from the coding sequence ATGAGCAAACTCTATCTCATTCCTACCCCCATAGGCAATCTCGAAGATATAACCTTGCGAGCACTTCGTTTGCTCAAAGAGGTTGATATCATCTTAGCCGAAGATACGCGCACCAGTAGTAAGCTTCTCAAACACTACGATATCCATACTCCTATGCAGAGTTACCACCTGTTCAACGAGCACAAAGTGGTAGATGGTTGGGTACAGCGCATCAAAGGGGGTACTACCGTAGCACTCATCACCGATGCAGGAACACCTGCCATTTCCGATCCCGGCTTCTTGCTTACACGTGCTTGCCTTACTGAGGGAGTAGATGTAGAATGCTTACCAGGAGCTACAGCCTTTGTGCCTGCCTTGGTAAACAGTGGTTTGCCTAACGACCGTTTTACCTTCGAAGGCTTCCTTCCCGATAAAAAAGGACGACAAACACGCCTCTCTCAACTCACAACTGAAACCAAAACGATGATTTTCTACATCTCCCCGCATAAATTGCTCAAAACCCTCACTGACTTTATCACCACTTTCGGTACCGACCGTCCTGCGAGTCTCTCACGTGAGCTCACTAAACTACACGAAGAGACCCAACGTGGCACCCTCCAACAACTGTTTGACCACTATAAAGACAAAAATATCAAAGGAGAAATAGTTCTTATTGTTTCTGGGAAAAGTGAAAAATAA
- a CDS encoding fructose bisphosphate aldolase, translating to MKKEQLKQMKDGKGFIAALDQSGGSTPKALKLYGVNEDQYSNEDQMFDLIHQMRTRIIKSPAFNSHKIIGAILFEQTMDRKIDGKYTADYLWEEKHIVPFLKVDKGLESLDADGVQLMKPINGLTELLERANERHIFGTKMRSVIKKASPDGIARVVKQQFEIAKQIVKAGLVPIIEPEVDINIPDKSPAEAILRDEIRKHLDALPDTFNVMLKLSLPTINNLYKEFTKHPRVVRVVALSGGYPREKANDILAENKGVIASFSRALTEGLSAQQTDAQFNDTLTHTIEGIYEASIK from the coding sequence ATGAAAAAAGAACAACTCAAACAAATGAAAGATGGCAAGGGCTTTATCGCAGCCCTCGACCAAAGTGGCGGTAGTACCCCAAAAGCCCTTAAACTTTACGGTGTGAATGAAGACCAATATAGCAATGAAGACCAAATGTTTGACCTCATTCACCAAATGCGTACCCGCATCATCAAAAGCCCCGCTTTTAACAGCCATAAAATTATCGGTGCTATCCTTTTCGAACAGACAATGGATAGAAAAATCGACGGTAAATACACCGCCGATTATCTCTGGGAAGAAAAACATATAGTCCCCTTCCTTAAAGTCGATAAAGGCTTAGAAAGCTTAGACGCCGATGGCGTTCAACTGATGAAACCTATAAACGGTCTTACAGAACTCTTAGAGCGTGCCAATGAGCGCCATATCTTCGGAACCAAAATGCGTTCGGTCATTAAAAAAGCCTCTCCTGACGGTATTGCACGAGTGGTAAAACAGCAGTTTGAGATAGCCAAACAAATCGTAAAAGCAGGACTCGTGCCTATTATAGAGCCCGAAGTAGACATCAATATCCCCGATAAATCACCTGCCGAAGCTATCTTGCGCGACGAGATAAGAAAACACCTCGATGCCCTCCCCGATACTTTCAACGTGATGCTCAAACTCTCTTTGCCAACTATTAACAATCTCTACAAAGAGTTCACCAAGCACCCTCGTGTAGTGCGTGTAGTCGCCCTTTCAGGAGGTTACCCAAGAGAGAAAGCCAATGATATCCTCGCCGAAAACAAAGGCGTAATCGCCAGTTTCTCAAGAGCACTTACCGAAGGACTCTCAGCTCAGCAAACCGATGCTCAGTTCAACGATACTTTAACTCACACTATCGAAGGTATTTACGAAGCTTCAATTAAGTAA
- a CDS encoding AAA family ATPase, with the protein METTLTQRDSPIKRIAFVGPECTGKTTLSRTLAQQFQTVWAEEYMRTYLQHKWDTQHLTCTWDDLLPIAHGQVSLENKRIQQANEYLFCDTCLLELMVYSYLYYGKCNPQIERAALTHHYHTLFLTYVDVPWQPDDLRDKPHERESVFAFFEQHLNAHGIQYHILKGSLEERIAQCTKMLTA; encoded by the coding sequence ATGGAAACAACACTTACGCAACGAGACAGCCCGATAAAGCGTATCGCCTTTGTAGGTCCTGAGTGCACCGGCAAAACCACTCTTAGTCGTACTCTTGCCCAGCAGTTCCAAACCGTATGGGCTGAGGAGTATATGCGCACTTACCTACAACACAAGTGGGACACTCAGCATCTCACCTGCACGTGGGACGACCTCCTACCCATCGCTCACGGACAAGTTTCTCTCGAAAACAAACGTATCCAGCAAGCCAATGAATATTTGTTCTGCGACACTTGTCTGCTCGAACTAATGGTCTATTCTTACCTTTACTATGGCAAATGCAACCCACAAATAGAGCGCGCAGCCCTCACACATCATTACCACACCCTTTTTCTCACTTATGTAGATGTCCCTTGGCAACCCGACGACCTCCGCGATAAACCCCACGAGCGCGAGAGCGTATTTGCTTTTTTTGAGCAACATCTGAACGCTCACGGCATACAATACCATATCCTAAAAGGCTCCTTAGAGGAACGCATCGCCCAATGCACCAAAATGCTAACCGCATAA
- the pnuC gene encoding nicotinamide riboside transporter PnuC, translated as MEAFFNWFFSQYQGVPTHLVVLEIIGVFFGFLSVWLAKKGNIWVYPTGIISTVLFVYLLWHYVLWGDMLINAYYTAMSIYGWILWAKNAQDNVITISATTRRDWQICTLLGVFSLVFVTAVYYLKPYIKNNFSMQGISLGFHNFLPTEYVDVFTTSIFLIGMWLMAKRKVENWVFWILGDLISVPLYLKKGMLFTSFQYFLFTIIAIMGYREWKQHLRNETAR; from the coding sequence ATGGAAGCGTTTTTCAATTGGTTTTTTAGTCAGTATCAAGGAGTCCCTACCCATTTAGTGGTTTTAGAAATCATAGGTGTGTTCTTTGGGTTCCTCAGTGTTTGGCTGGCTAAAAAAGGAAATATATGGGTATACCCTACGGGTATCATCAGCACGGTGTTATTTGTATACCTGCTATGGCACTACGTGCTGTGGGGCGATATGCTTATCAATGCCTATTATACAGCGATGAGTATCTACGGGTGGATACTATGGGCAAAGAACGCCCAAGACAATGTGATTACTATCTCCGCTACCACCCGTCGCGATTGGCAAATCTGCACTCTTTTAGGTGTTTTTAGCTTGGTTTTTGTCACTGCGGTATACTACCTGAAACCTTACATCAAAAACAACTTTTCTATGCAGGGAATCTCCTTAGGATTCCACAACTTCCTCCCTACCGAATATGTCGATGTCTTTACCACCTCCATTTTCTTGATAGGAATGTGGCTAATGGCAAAACGCAAAGTAGAAAACTGGGTCTTTTGGATTCTCGGCGACCTCATTTCAGTACCTCTCTACCTCAAAAAAGGAATGCTCTTCACCTCCTTTCAGTACTTTTTATTCACCATTATTGCCATTATGGGCTATAGAGAATGGAAACAACACTTACGCAACGAGACAGCCCGATAA
- a CDS encoding thiamine-binding protein — translation MKVSVELTFSPLQDDYERPIIHFIKKLRASGLIVQENPLSTQVYGEYTQVMNVLTTEIEEALDLVERGLMYVKIVKSDRHEYKPFF, via the coding sequence ATGAAAGTATCTGTTGAACTTACTTTTAGCCCGTTGCAAGACGATTACGAGCGTCCTATCATTCACTTTATCAAGAAACTGCGCGCCTCTGGGCTCATCGTACAAGAAAACCCTCTCAGTACCCAAGTCTATGGCGAGTATACCCAAGTGATGAATGTTCTCACCACCGAGATAGAAGAAGCCCTCGACTTAGTAGAACGCGGACTGATGTACGTGAAAATCGTAAAGTCCGACCGCCACGAGTATAAACCTTTCTTCTAA
- the polA gene encoding DNA polymerase I, with protein sequence MKKRLFLLDAYALIFRGYYAFIKNPRINSKGLNTSAILGFMNSLLEVIKKEKPDHLAVAFDKGGSVERTELFADYKANREETPEAIRLAIPYIHEILKALHIPIIEKEGYEADDIIGTLSKQAEKQNYLVYMVTPDKDYAQLVSDNIFIYRPSRGGNDVEIWGVKEVQEKFEVQNPLQVIDFLGMMGDAVDNIPGLPGVGEKTAKKLLADFGSMENLLAHTDQLKGKLRENIESNKEKGILSKQLATIMLDVPVTFDEEDFAMSEPDFEAVGRIFEELEFRQLLQNFLRTYQPQMTTTPPPLTGNKPTEGQLSLFTQGDLFAQPQVMSEKKNSTNTPHFYQLADTLMAQQLLLQNLLQQTEVCFDTETTSVNALEAELVGISFCWSAHKGYYVPFPTDKAATTKLLETFRPFFENEHIGKVGQNLKYDLKVLQNYNIEVRGALFDTMIAHYLLNPDMRHNMDILSETYLNYTPIAIESLIGKGKAQRSMRTVPLDQVKEYAVEDADVTWQLKNVFKEEMPKVNAEKIYTDLEAPLIKVLAAMEREGVNLDVPFLKEYAKTLDADIAQLEATIAEQAGENFNLASPKQLGDILFEKLKIDSKPKKTKTGQYATSEEVLAPFASKHKIVADILEWRQVQKLKSTYVDALPLEVNKLTGRVHTTYMQTVAATGRLSSNNPNLQNIPIRTPRGQQVRKAFIARNPDYVLLSADYSQIELRIIAALSEEHNMIDSFLRNEDIHRSTAAKVFHVPLEEVTREQRSHAKTVNFGIIYGVSAFGLSAQTNLSRSESKELIDTYYATYPNLRNYISKQIQFAQEHGYVETVLGRRRYLPDIHSRNQVVRGAAERNAVNAPIQGSAADIIKIAMIRIQHELIRQQLQTRMLLQVHDELVFDVPKTELNTVKPLIKEAMESAFTLAVPLVADLGVGDNWLDAH encoded by the coding sequence ATGAAAAAACGGCTTTTCTTACTCGATGCTTATGCCCTTATTTTTAGGGGTTATTACGCTTTTATCAAGAACCCGCGTATCAACTCCAAAGGGTTGAACACGTCGGCTATTTTGGGCTTTATGAACTCTCTTTTAGAAGTAATTAAAAAAGAAAAGCCCGACCACCTTGCTGTGGCTTTCGACAAGGGAGGAAGTGTGGAGCGCACGGAACTCTTTGCCGACTATAAAGCCAATCGGGAGGAAACGCCCGAAGCCATTCGGTTGGCAATCCCGTATATTCACGAAATCTTGAAAGCCTTGCATATTCCTATCATCGAAAAAGAGGGTTATGAGGCTGACGATATCATCGGGACACTCTCTAAACAAGCTGAAAAGCAGAACTACCTAGTGTATATGGTAACGCCCGATAAGGACTATGCACAACTTGTGAGTGATAATATCTTTATATACCGACCTTCGCGCGGAGGTAACGATGTGGAGATTTGGGGCGTAAAAGAAGTACAAGAGAAATTTGAGGTACAAAATCCTTTGCAGGTAATAGACTTCCTCGGAATGATGGGTGATGCGGTAGACAATATACCTGGGCTTCCAGGAGTAGGCGAGAAGACCGCTAAAAAGCTACTTGCCGACTTTGGCTCTATGGAAAACCTTCTCGCTCATACTGACCAGCTGAAAGGCAAACTGCGCGAGAATATTGAGAGCAACAAGGAAAAAGGAATCCTCTCTAAACAGTTGGCTACCATTATGCTGGACGTGCCTGTAACGTTTGATGAAGAAGACTTTGCGATGTCCGAACCCGATTTTGAAGCGGTAGGGAGGATATTTGAAGAGTTAGAATTTCGTCAGTTATTGCAGAACTTTCTCAGAACGTATCAGCCCCAGATGACAACAACACCCCCGCCACTTACAGGTAATAAGCCCACAGAGGGACAGTTAAGTCTCTTTACGCAAGGCGACCTATTTGCCCAACCGCAGGTAATGAGCGAGAAGAAGAACAGCACTAACACACCTCACTTCTACCAATTAGCCGATACCCTAATGGCGCAACAACTGCTCTTGCAGAATTTATTGCAACAAACCGAAGTGTGTTTTGATACCGAAACGACCAGTGTGAACGCCCTGGAAGCCGAATTGGTAGGGATTTCTTTCTGCTGGTCGGCTCACAAAGGTTATTACGTACCTTTCCCTACTGATAAAGCAGCAACAACAAAACTGCTTGAAACTTTCCGTCCGTTCTTTGAAAATGAGCATATTGGTAAGGTAGGTCAGAATTTGAAATACGACCTTAAAGTATTGCAAAACTACAACATTGAGGTGCGAGGCGCACTCTTCGATACGATGATAGCCCACTATCTGCTGAATCCAGATATGCGCCACAATATGGATATCCTCAGTGAAACCTATTTGAACTATACCCCTATTGCTATTGAGAGTTTGATAGGTAAAGGTAAGGCACAACGCTCTATGCGTACCGTTCCACTCGACCAAGTGAAGGAATACGCCGTGGAAGATGCTGATGTTACGTGGCAACTCAAAAACGTATTTAAGGAGGAAATGCCCAAAGTGAACGCCGAGAAAATCTATACTGATTTGGAAGCGCCTTTGATAAAAGTGTTAGCCGCTATGGAACGCGAAGGAGTGAACCTCGATGTGCCCTTCTTAAAAGAATACGCTAAGACTTTAGATGCCGATATAGCACAACTCGAAGCCACTATAGCCGAGCAGGCAGGGGAAAATTTCAATTTGGCATCGCCGAAACAGCTAGGTGATATTCTTTTTGAAAAACTGAAAATTGACAGCAAACCTAAGAAGACAAAAACAGGTCAGTATGCTACTTCCGAAGAAGTATTAGCCCCCTTTGCTTCTAAGCATAAGATAGTAGCCGATATACTTGAATGGCGACAAGTGCAGAAGCTGAAATCTACTTATGTAGATGCCTTGCCTTTGGAGGTGAACAAACTCACCGGTCGTGTACACACTACCTATATGCAAACGGTAGCTGCGACGGGTAGATTGAGCAGTAATAATCCTAACTTGCAGAATATTCCTATTCGCACTCCTCGCGGTCAGCAGGTGCGCAAGGCGTTCATCGCACGTAATCCTGATTATGTGCTTCTCTCTGCCGACTATTCGCAAATAGAGCTTCGCATCATCGCTGCCCTGAGCGAAGAACACAATATGATTGACTCATTCCTCCGCAATGAGGATATTCACCGTTCCACAGCTGCCAAAGTGTTCCACGTGCCTTTGGAAGAGGTAACTCGCGAACAGCGCAGTCACGCCAAGACAGTGAACTTCGGGATTATCTATGGTGTATCGGCATTTGGGCTCTCGGCTCAAACCAATTTGAGTCGTTCAGAGAGCAAGGAATTGATTGACACCTATTACGCTACGTATCCCAATCTGCGAAACTATATCAGTAAGCAAATACAATTTGCTCAAGAACACGGCTATGTAGAGACCGTATTGGGAAGGCGTCGCTATCTACCCGATATTCACTCTCGTAACCAAGTAGTGCGTGGAGCAGCTGAACGCAACGCTGTGAATGCCCCGATACAGGGCTCGGCTGCGGATATCATCAAAATTGCGATGATACGCATACAGCACGAGTTGATTCGCCAACAACTTCAAACCCGTATGCTCTTGCAGGTGCACGACGAGTTAGTGTTCGACGTACCTAAAACAGAGCTCAATACCGTTAAGCCTCTGATTAAAGAAGCGATGGAGAGCGCTTTTACTCTTGCTGTTCCGCTTGTGGCAGACTTAGGGGTAGGGGATAACTGGCTCGATGCACACTAG